A single window of Candidatus Methylomirabilota bacterium DNA harbors:
- a CDS encoding tetratricopeptide repeat protein, translating into MSASRLGAIGGLLLAAACAAACGTLRAKPMDPLSAEEHNDLGIAYYARGEYGLATREFRRALALAPGFTLALVNLGDAHLALGEVDAAIVAYGQAHAQSPDSPAVANNLAWALLQHEHRWREAESLIREALARAPEPRGYYLDTLGTLLLRKAEPGPALEAFRGALADPGLRDRAVRAAVIMRAAEALARLGDPAGAARCQQVARALAVSPIGSETGQAGPDIPLSREVGPGESMC; encoded by the coding sequence ATGTCCGCGTCCCGCCTCGGAGCCATCGGCGGCCTGCTGCTGGCGGCGGCCTGCGCCGCCGCCTGCGGGACGCTCCGGGCAAAGCCGATGGATCCGCTCTCGGCCGAGGAGCACAACGACCTCGGCATCGCCTACTACGCGCGGGGCGAGTACGGACTGGCCACGCGGGAATTCCGCCGGGCGCTGGCGCTGGCGCCGGGCTTCACCCTCGCCCTGGTCAACCTCGGGGATGCTCACCTCGCGCTCGGTGAGGTCGATGCCGCCATCGTCGCCTACGGACAGGCGCACGCGCAGAGCCCGGACAGCCCCGCGGTGGCCAACAACCTGGCCTGGGCCCTCCTCCAGCACGAGCACCGCTGGCGGGAAGCCGAGTCGCTCATCCGCGAAGCGCTCGCCCGCGCCCCCGAGCCTCGGGGCTACTACCTGGACACGCTCGGCACCCTGCTGCTTCGGAAGGCCGAGCCAGGCCCGGCGCTGGAGGCGTTCCGCGGAGCCCTTGCCGACCCCGGGCTGCGGGACCGTGCGGTCCGGGCCGCGGTGATCATGCGCGCGGCGGAAGCGCTGGCCAGGCTCGGAGACCCGGCCGGCGCCGCGCGCTGTCAGCAGGTCGCGCGGGCCCTGGCCGTGTCCCCGATCGGGTCCGAGACGGGCCAGGCGGGGCCGGACATCCCCCTATCCAGGGAAGTTGGCCCGGGGGAAAGCATGTGCTAG
- a CDS encoding SPOR domain-containing protein, producing MRHFKTDVSHRIRRRRPSIFTARWFRLVLGSGIVVIMGLAVGPPVLAWLLGTPAVSRSAPVAPAAPPRSLAPRTEPVTQDRPVAVSAPPPAREARAAAPNGAGPVAPPAGAPADPAPTTTGAAPGKASGPGLFRVQVGAFLDHRNADRLVARLRSEHLEVADSVTEQSRVLYRVFATPKPGEGLDGLLGQLQGLGFTPELTGEGAAVTAPVPLSAAIETSRALREQGLRVRLERQASSAAFRVVRVGAFVTAEDAERARADLSARGFEGFVVRER from the coding sequence ATGAGACACTTCAAGACCGACGTCTCCCACCGGATCAGGCGGCGACGCCCGAGCATTTTCACGGCGCGCTGGTTCCGACTGGTCCTCGGTAGCGGCATCGTCGTCATCATGGGACTGGCCGTGGGCCCACCGGTCCTCGCCTGGCTCCTCGGCACGCCAGCCGTGTCGCGCAGCGCCCCGGTGGCCCCGGCTGCCCCGCCCCGGTCCCTCGCCCCCCGGACCGAGCCCGTGACGCAGGATCGTCCGGTGGCCGTCTCCGCGCCGCCGCCGGCACGCGAGGCGCGGGCGGCGGCGCCGAACGGGGCCGGGCCGGTGGCGCCGCCCGCCGGCGCGCCAGCCGACCCGGCGCCGACGACAACCGGAGCCGCGCCGGGGAAGGCCTCGGGACCGGGACTCTTCCGCGTCCAGGTCGGAGCGTTCCTCGACCACCGGAACGCGGACCGTCTCGTGGCCCGCCTCAGAAGCGAACACCTCGAGGTCGCCGACAGCGTGACCGAGCAGAGTCGCGTCCTCTATCGCGTGTTCGCCACCCCCAAGCCCGGAGAGGGACTCGATGGCTTGCTCGGACAGCTCCAGGGGCTCGGCTTCACGCCGGAGTTGACGGGCGAGGGCGCCGCCGTCACGGCGCCGGTACCCCTCTCGGCGGCGATCGAGACCTCGCGCGCGCTGCGCGAACAGGGCCTCCGGGTGCGTCTCGAGCGCCAGGCGAGCTCCGCCGCCTTCCGCGTGGTGCGGGTCGGCGCCTTCGTGACGGCCGAGGACGCCGAGCGGGCGCGGGCCGACCTGTCGGCGCGCGGGTTCGAGGGGTTCGTGGTGCGGGAGCGCTGA
- a CDS encoding integration host factor subunit alpha produces the protein METLTKNDLINAVAAHGLSKRQSASVVETVFDRMLKAFEEGNDVKIVGFGHFRVRKKSSRKGRNPQTGDEIEITARRVLTFKPSKGLKAHVNQQ, from the coding sequence GTGGAGACTCTGACTAAGAACGACCTCATCAACGCGGTGGCCGCACACGGCCTGTCGAAGCGCCAATCGGCGTCGGTCGTCGAGACGGTGTTCGACCGGATGCTCAAGGCCTTCGAGGAAGGCAACGACGTCAAGATCGTCGGGTTCGGGCACTTCCGTGTCCGGAAGAAGTCGTCGCGCAAGGGCCGAAACCCGCAGACGGGGGACGAGATCGAGATCACCGCGCGTCGTGTCCTGACCTTCAAGCCCTCCAAGGGGCTCAAGGCACACGTGAACCAGCAGTAG